The genomic window CACGGCCAGGAAATCGGTCTTGATGCAGACACAGAACAGGCTGCCCTTGTTCAGCTCGTACACCGGGCGCGTGCCGGCCTCCACCAGGCGGCCGTCCACCCCCAGCTCGCCGAACTCGTTGATGATCAGGGCCACGTTGCGCTCCCGGATTTCGGGACGGCTCAGCAGGTGGTTGAGCAGCGTGGTCTTGCCCGCCCCCAGGTAGCCGGTGAGCAGGATTATGGGGATACGGCTCACAGCGTCTCCTTGATCCACTCGCGCACGGCGCAGACCTCGGGGGCCTGGCGCGCGCTCTTGACCGTGTAACGGGCCAGCACCACCGCCGGTTTCTGCACCGGCGAGAGCCCGAAGGCGTAGAAATCCTCGTCCTTGGTCAGAAGGCGCACCTCCACCTCCGCCCCCAGCTCGCGGATCGCCTTGTCGACATTCCCGCGCACCTCGGCCGTTTTCTCGGAGTCATCCCCCAGGATGAACAGCGTGGCCCGGCGGCGCTGGATCTTGGTGCGCAGCTTCTCCAGAATTCGCCGCTGGATCGCGGCCACCATCTCCTCGCGGCGCGGGATGCGGCTGACAAAGGTGATCTGGCCGTCGATGCAGATCGTGGGTACGTTCTTGACCATCAGGCTGGTCATAAACACCAGGGAGTCGCGGTACTTGATCTTGTGCTCGCGCCATTTGACGATGCCCTCGAACTCCGGGGCCACGGCGCGCACGGCCTCGACCATGTACTGGCAGGGGGCGCAGGCCTCGCTGTCCAGGGTGATTATGTCCACGATCACGCGGTCGGCCTGGCCGTACTCGCTCATGTCCAGGGTGGCGCACACCGCCCCGTCATCGCCCAGGGCCCGGATCACCTCCTGCTGGTAGGGGTCGGCCACCAGACGGCCCACCGCCTCCAGGTTGGCCGGCGGGGTGTTGTAGGGCAGGTCGCAGCCCGGGGCGAGGATAAACCCGCGCGCCCCTCCGGTCTCGATGCAGGCCAGGGCGTTGCGCTGGGCGTCTGTCTCCGTGCCCAGCAGCAGCACCGTGGTCAGCTGCATGTTCCCGCCGAAACTGATCCCCCGCGGCAGGCAGATGTCGCGCACGTAGTCCAGCGGGATGTTCTCGTCGATCGAGATGTTGTCCGGGCGGCACTCGCACATGGCCTCGATGTTCTGCTGGGCGTGGCCGCAGACAAAGAAACTGCCCAGGCGGCCCTGGCTGCGGATCGAATCGAACAGCGGGGCGACATAAGGGGTGACGAACTCGCGGAACTGGTCCGGGCCGATCTGGCTCGTCATCGGGTCGACCACGGCCACGATGTCGCAGCCGGTCTCGATGAACCAGCTGGCCATGGCCTCGGCCACCCGCTGGCAGAACGCCATCAGCTCGTGCACACCCTGCGGGTCATCGAACATGGACATGAAAATCCCGGTGCCCTTGAGGTGCAGCGCCAGGGTGAAAGGCCCGGTGAGGATGCCGTAGACCGCCAGCTCGGGGTTGGCCTGACGGATTCGGCGGG from bacterium includes these protein-coding regions:
- a CDS encoding uroporphyrinogen decarboxylase family protein, translated to MSMSPKERVLRSIRCEETDRIPWVPFVGCHAAHLLGLSASEYLKSAELMAAGVQAAVERYKPDGIPTNFDLQLEAEALGCGLVWAGENPPSVSTHPLEDGRQLADLAVPGKADGRIGVVLDATRRIRQANPELAVYGILTGPFTLALHLKGTGIFMSMFDDPQGVHELMAFCQRVAEAMASWFIETGCDIVAVVDPMTSQIGPDQFREFVTPYVAPLFDSIRSQGRLGSFFVCGHAQQNIEAMCECRPDNISIDENIPLDYVRDICLPRGISFGGNMQLTTVLLLGTETDAQRNALACIETGGARGFILAPGCDLPYNTPPANLEAVGRLVADPYQQEVIRALGDDGAVCATLDMSEYGQADRVIVDIITLDSEACAPCQYMVEAVRAVAPEFEGIVKWREHKIKYRDSLVFMTSLMVKNVPTICIDGQITFVSRIPRREEMVAAIQRRILEKLRTKIQRRRATLFILGDDSEKTAEVRGNVDKAIRELGAEVEVRLLTKDEDFYAFGLSPVQKPAVVLARYTVKSARQAPEVCAVREWIKETL
- a CDS encoding GTP-binding protein, with amino-acid sequence MSRIPIILLTGYLGAGKTTLLNHLLSRPEIRERNVALIINEFGELGVDGRLVEAGTRPVYELNKGSLFCVCIKTDFLAV